From the genome of Nicotiana tabacum cultivar K326 chromosome 2, ASM71507v2, whole genome shotgun sequence:
GAGACTGATGTGGATTGTTCAGATTACGAGTTTTACCCGTAAGTTTCAATTTATCAATACGTTGATTTAGGTTGGGACCATATTCAATTTTGTTTTCTCCAATATTGAAGGCTATTGCTCATGAAAGGTCTAGTTTACTTGCATTTCATAAACATACTGGCACGGGCGGATCTATCTCCTGACCTACGGGTTCACGTGAACTCATAAGTagattttgtccaaaacagtgtaAATGTATTCGAAAAATTtactaaatatctataaatactTGAATGTGAACCTAGTTACTATTAAAAATTTATTGTTGCAGGAACCATAAACATCCGCATACAAGACATGTAAGATAAACCAATCAATAAAAAATGCTATAACGTCCTAAAAAGAACAAtttcaaaactttttattttcacGTTGATCTTTAAGAACATAAGATATTCTGATCCATAATATATAAGATATAATAAGCCACCATAATATAAAGCTACTTGAGAGATccatttttctaaaataaaatacCAAAGGTGAATTCGTTGTGATCGAAATAACTgaccctttattattatttgtaatAATGGTACAACTTTATCTAATGGTCCATCTAATGATGCTTAGTTTCATTTTATCAAGTTATAGATATCTTAAAGAAGTGATGGTGGGGCTATCAATCTCACTACACGAactacatatgtacatatataaacAAAAAGGTTTAGTcaggaaaaaagaaattaaagcTTATGTAAATTAATTTTGGTTTGATGTATGAGAAATTAATAATTGATCTACTATTGTCTTTCcgtactttattttatttttttccttgagaagaaaatccaaacagttttataacaaacaaacaaagcaTCATATACATCAGCAACCCATTAATTGTGATGGACTTCTAATTTTCTAGGCTAGGGAAGGGATTAAGACTCTCGAGCCACTAACCGTCCCCCCTTAATTTTCTCTTTGATGGTGATTTTGAATTGAAGTAATATATACACTaactattttttcaaaaaaagagaTTTTCGAGAAGGACGTGAGGCCAGGAATAGGAGGAATCGAGGAGAGAAGAAAAGGAGGGGTTAATAGGTTCTGTATATTATGATATTGACACgcactacaaaaaaaaaactttaatttTACAGTATCACAGCAATTAATTATCTGGAGgttattactttatttttttttctccctATACTACCTACTGACTATCAGTCCATTTTGTATCAATTGTATGTGCTGTCAGTACTTCATCTTTCGCTCATGGATAGAAGTTTAACTCTTCAAGCCTTCTTCTTAGTCTTGGCATCATATAGCCCCTTCCATATCATTTGTATAATTTGCTTTATCATTATCCCTGCTTGCCTTTGCTGAGCTCTGAAAATCCTGTAGTTTCTCTCCTGCCACACATAGTAGACACAACCCGCTAGAGTCATTCTGTATATCTCAACATTTGCTGATCTGCCTTTTGCATTGCTGTATGCCCATTCTACTTCTTGACACCACTTCATAGCTTGCCTATTAATACCCATCCATTGCAGTAGTTTCCTCCATATTGATGCTGCAAAAGTGCATTTGAAAAATAGGTGCTCAATGCTTTCCTCTTCTATATTGCACAGAGGACACAATAGCTCATTAGTCACCCCCCATCTTGCTAGCTTGTCTCTTGTATTCAGCTTGCCCAGGATAGCCAAATATAGAATAAAAGTTCATTTTGGCATTCCACCATTATTGCATACCAGTTTCCTTCAAGGCATCTTCTGTTGTTCACTTCTTAACTGCTTGTATATGCTATTGTTGGTTATATACTCCTTCTCAAATATCTCTGTCATGTTAACACCAGCATCTAGCATGTATTGctttgccttcaatatcttttTCACCAGCCATGAAGCTTGCTTGGGCTCAATATGTCTTATATCCCTGCCTTTTTCATAGTAAATATGAATCCATTGTACCCATAACTTGTCCTTTTTTTGAGCTAAATTCCATAACAGTTTACATATGACAGCCTTGTTCCACAATGCTATGTCTAGCAAGTTCCATCCGCCCAGTAGCTTTTGGTTGACACAATTTGCCCCATGTAACTAAAGCTCTTTTTGACATATCAACACCCCCAGACCATATGAACTTTTTGCATATCGATTCTATGAGATGGATCACCTTCTTTGGGAAGATAAATATTTAGGACTAATAAATTTGGATTGATAACAAGACACTCTTGATCAATTGAAGTCGACCAGCATATGAAAGAAATTTTGCAGTCCATGATGTTATTCTACCAATTATCCTATCTAACAATGGTTGGAATTATATGATTGACATCCTTTTTGTGCTTAGTGGGACTCTCAGATATCTTATAGGCAGTTCTCCTTTTGAGAAACCAAGTTTATCCATAACAATCTGCTGCACTGCTAAGCTTACACCACCAAAATATATAGAGCTCTTGCTCTTATTTGCTTTCAAACTTGACACCCTAGAGAACTCCATGAAACAGTTATAGAGCATTTGGATAGATACTTCATCTCCTATACAGAAAAATAATAGATCATCAGCATATCCCAACTAGATAATTTGTAATTTCTCACATCTTGAATGGTAATTGAAATATGGTTGGTTCTTTAGTGTTCTTAGCAACCTGCTTAGGTAATCCATGGCTAAGACAAACAATAATGGAGACAGTGGATCCCCCTGTCTTAGCCCTTTTCTTGCTGGGAAAGGACTTGTAGGCCTGCCATTTATCTAGATGGAATAAGACACAGTAGTAAGATATTTCATAATCCATTACACAAATCTGGTAGGAAAATTCATTGTCATCAGAATCTGCTTCAGAAAATACCATTCCAATGAATCATAAGCTTTTTGCATGTTTAGTTTAATCATACATCTTGAAATTATCCCCTTCCTCCCATATCCCTTCACTAATTCATGGCTTAGTATAATGTTATCAGAGATAATCCTTCCTGGCACAAAAGCAGCCTGACTTACATCAATAAGGCTATCCATAACCATTTGCATCCTTGTAGTGAGCACCTTTGATATTAGTACAACAAGAGATTGGTATGTACTCTTTAATTGAACTTGGACTTTTAACCTTTGGGATCAAAGTCACAACAATGCAGTTGATTGGCTTATATATCTCCTCAGTGGCAAAGAAATATTTTGTTGCATTAATCACATATTCCCCTATAATCGACCATGCTTTCTTAAAGAAAAAAGCATTGAAACCATCACATCTTGGGGCTTTGTTGTCGTCTATGTTCTTCATTGCAATGCAAATCTCCTCTGTGGTGATTGGCTCTATTAGCTTCAATTGTTGTTCTCTTATCAGCATTGGACCATTTCTCATTATTTCTGGATTAATTATAGGCATTTGTTCAGTAGCATTCCCCAGTAATTCTTTATAGAATCTCACTACTTCCTCCTTCACCTCTTGTTCATTTTGCAGCAGCTTGCCATATTGATTCACAAGAGATTTGATACTATTCATAGTAGTTCTATTCTTCAGACATGCATAGAAGTATGCACTGTTTGAATCCCCAAGCTTTAACCATTGTGTTCTTGATTTTTGCCTCATAATACTTTCCTCTATCACTCCCCATTTTTCTAATTTACCTCTCAGCTCCTTCTCAGTATCAAACAGAGATGTTTGGTGATCTGGATCCTGCATTTTCTCTTGTGTCTCTTGTAGTTGCCTTCTAATTGTTTGGACTTTCTCTCTGACCCTTTTGAACTCTTTAGTATGCAACTTCTTCAATTCATGCTTTACCAGTATAAGTTTCTGCCACACTTTCTCCATTCCTTGCCACTTATTAGATGTACTCTATGCCTTCTCCACCACTTTTAAGAACTCTGGATTTTCAGCTATATAATTATAGAATATGTATGGCTTTGGACCCCTTGCCCTGTTTCATCAAAATGAATACTCAGAGGCGTGTGATCAGATATGAAAGGATCCATCACTATCACTTCCATTTGTTTCATTGTAGTCATCCATGCTGTATTGACTATGGCTCTATCTATTTTTCTCCACACATGGATGTTTGTCCATGTGTATTTTCTCCCTATATATTTTAGTTCATTAATGTTATTGTTCAACATGAAATCCCTAAAGTCCCTTATTTTCACTTTTTGCACTGGGTTGTCACTTTTCCTGTCTTCAACTCCCAATATTGCATTATAGTCTCCCATTGCAGTCCATGCCCCATCAGTTCCATTATGAATCCCTTCTAGTTCATGCCATAAGATTTTCCTATCTTCAATAGTATGTAAGCCATATACTGTTGTAAAGTAGAACTGTATACTGCCTGCACCAATAGTCACATTTTCATGTATCAGTTGATTGCTCTTCCACATTTCACTAAATTGAATGATGTTAGGATCCCATATTACCCATATCCTTCCTTTTCCATTTCCATCATAGTTGGTAGCCCAACTCCAACCTGCTACAATCTTCTTCATTATCTGCTTTTCTTTTACTTCAGTAACTCTATGCTCTACTATAGCCATTAGgcttattttatttgtaataataAATCTCcttaactccttttgcttgaaactCTTATTGAGGCATCTAATATTCCAAGCTACTATTTTCATATCTGAGTAAATAGAGTTTGCACTACCCAGTGTTCCCATTCCTGCTACATTGACCTCTCTCAACTGGTCTTACTTGATCTGATTGTTGTTGGTGCTCATTCTGCTTGTTGAGGACAGTAAAGCCATTTGTTATGATCATCCTTCCATCATCAATTACATGTGTTATTTTTGCTGCTGATTTTCCTTTAACTTCCGGCCATCCTTCATTGCTATCTGTTTCTGCTTGCTTTCCCTCTTTAGTGTTTGCTTTCTCTATATCTTTCTCTTTTCCCTGCATTTGACCTATTGCCCCTTTGACTTTTCACACTTTCTTCTGCACATTGATCCTCAcagtttttgaattttcttgttgccttgtcaCTTTACAGCAATGGCCAATCATAAAACATGTTTCACAGTATTCTGGTTTCCACATATAATCCACCCTTTGACTAAATTTCCTTCCATTTGGGTCCTGCACCTTGACAGCTACAGGAAGTGACACTGTTacatccatttctacaagtattcGAGCATATGATATCCTTTCCATTTTAGATGTAGACTCATCTGTGTACAAAGGTACCCCTAGCCCACTCCCAATCCTACTCAGAGAATCAGCACTCCAGCAATTCAATGGGAGATTTGGTAAAGTGACCCACAGTGGAATAGTTTTCAGAATTTCATCCTTGAAATTAAAGTCAGGTGTCCAGCCTTTTGTGATTATAGGTTTATTGCCAATAGTATGAGGTCCAGAATACAGAATCGCATCACTATCATCCATATTAGtgaattttattataaaatatccTTCATTATGGTAGAATATTATAGATTTTGACACAAAATTTCATTGGCTAGCAATAAACCTTTCCATAGCTCCGATCGTAGGTGTGGTTCCTACTACATATAGTATTATAGCATTCCTCCATTTCTCTGTTTCCTTCTCCACTTCATTTTTCAATAATTCCACTATAGTTTCCCCATTTTGCATTATTGGAGCAACAAAGCTGAGATTCATGCCTCTCAATCCGAAACGGTTATTACCCACTAGATTTTCCCATGTCTTATTCTCAGGTCCCTTCGCCTGTGGTTCCTCCGGTACCTTCTGTATTTCCGTCACCTTATCATTTCCTTGTGCCTTATGGTCCTTCTGTGGAAGTTCACCACATGCACGTGCTGAAACCACTGATTGAGGAGTTCTTTTGTTCTGAATACTGCTCGTTTGCATAATTCCAGTGATAATTGCACCGGAGAGTGGTGTATTAGGTCCACTCCTCCGATTGGCAAGGTTGGCCAGTCTGATTCCTCTTCGTTTCCTTCGCCCTCCTTGCATGCATCCGTTACACCAATCCTTTTGGCTATAGCCTCAATGGACACTGCCGTCTTGTTATTTTACTTCTTCGTCGGCCTTCCTCTGGCCATTTTCGATGGCTGAGCACGGTAAATTCACTATCGTtctctagagagagaaagtagagagaAGCGAGAGCTAGAAAAAAGAAAAGTGGTTATTACTCTATTTTCTTATTGTTGTAACTCTATTTTATTCTGATAGGCGATAGCTAAAGGTTTTTTATACCGATAATGTATAGAACTTAAACTCCATAATTATCTTCACTCACTTGATCAACTGGAGGTGAAATTTAGGCAAGAAGCAGAGCCAAGATTTGAGTTTATGAATTCTGAAGTTACATGTCATCAAATTCATAGCTCATGATCACTAGAttctataattaaatatttatatatatatttaataaatttttaatacaaatacagaGTTTATGTAGAAGTTACTGGGTTTATCCGATCATGTATATAATACTGTGACTCTGGCCCTGgccggaggaggaggaggacaaGAAAGATACAACTATGCCAGACTGTTTGTAGTGCATAAAAACCTATGAATGAAGGGCTTGCCATATGTATGGTAAGAAAGTTCGGATGTCGTTGAATTTGTCACATTCCATTGACTCATTGTTTCATGTTCTACCTTCCACAACTAATTCAATAGCCTATGTTTTTCTTACTTTCATTTCTCAATCACAATAATTGAAGACACAACTTATATATATAGAAATGTTTCATGCTTTACGCATGGACTTCGATTACTATATATTTATACTTACCGTGATATTTACTTCTGAAGCTCGATATCATAAATGGGGGGTATAGTCTCATTACAGAGTTCATTACTTAAATGATCACTCAACTATCTGAAATTATCTGATAAAGTCATCTTTCTTTCATTTGTAACagaaaagtcacttaactatgctTATAGCACTCAGAAGTAGGgatgggcatcggtcggttcggttcggttgtGAATGTTATCGGTTCGGCATATCAGTTATCGGTTTATAAATATGctaaaccgataagatatcgaTTATCTGGTATCGGTTAGTCGGTTATCAATCCTTATTGGTTTATCCGATAAGAATCAAAACGCCcaaaatttttatgtttttattataGAAATAGTGATCATACTGTTTTGAGAAAGgaactaaatttttgtttttaagaaAGGATTAAATTTCAACTTTAGAAAATAAAACTTTCTTTGCATTTAAAAATCCCATGAATTATCTCAATTTTCAAAGTTATAAGTTAGTAGGAGTAAAGAATAAGACATCAATAATTTAATCTTACTAACTATCTCACTATGGGCGGGCATAATttctagaaaaaaataaaatcctaatcttttaaatgctaaagaatcggtgcaaaaaaaaaagaaacaaatagaaaaacGAAAAATCTgaataattaattctttaaagtttaaaactaaaaatcttaaccgAAGAATTAATATGAGAAATTcaaaaaagtttaaaatttacTCTAAGAATTAAGGTCTAAAGATGAAGAGTAACTGCTGAGAGAATTGAGAGAATACAACCATAAGGTGGCTTTATATACTTAATGGAAAACTATAATTTTGATAAAGCTTATTCGGTTATTGGTTAAACCGTTAATAAAATTGGGCAAATCGAGACCCGAACCGATAAACCAATAGTCAAATAATATTAAACCATTACCGAGAGATTTACTCAATAACCCGATATCGATAACTCAATAATATTTTATCAGTTCGGGCTATCGGTTATACCCAATATATGCCCAGCCCTACTCAAAAGGCCACTCAACcagatttctcaaacttttgatTGCCACATATCCATTTTACCATCTAAAGTATAAACTCTTATCATctttattataatatatttttattaatattataatattttctctttttaatcaaCATTATGGACTTAActatagaaaaaataaattttacttataaaataaaaaataaaaaatatttttctaacatATATAATGTCGGaataatgatataattaagcataattttcaagaatatatagtgtatattataaaaatatctttattttaaataattattttttatagtacgtgttggaatatatatatatttcaaaacttttattttctttcattctcaattgtgtaaataaatttttgagtttttgttgTTAGTATCAAAATTATTATTCCGATCAAATTGTTCTAGTTCATTTTTTTTACTAtgctcaatattttattattctaacattatatatgcttaaatatttttttttattttttacttataaataaaatttatgtaTTCTATATGTatgtccataatataaattaaaaatagaaaataattataatattaaaaaaataaaagaagacaaACTTGATAATTCAGAggataaaataggtatttggcaatcaaagtttgagaaatctaaTTGAGTGACCTTCTAAGTGTTATAGGTATAGTTAAGTGACTTTGCTGTTACAAACGAATATATATCATGATTAATACCGATTAAACTCCAAAGTTGCAATAGCCATATAAAGGCAGTCGAGTAGAAACCCAAAATGGCAACCACATATTAGtggggatctttacacaaatagccggccatATTAATTGCTTACTTTTTCTagtcatatacatagattatacataaattatacacaattatacacatataatacataaattatgcatatattatacattcacCGGCTAAAAACTCACTATAGGCCTTGATGGCGctcaacgtcgccgttaggcaagccaacagtgaactatcacgttaattattcattttactacttttgaaatcataaattttattaagtAAGGAAATTTACACCTTTAAAATCATAGGTACATACATAATTAGTAATgcataaaaataaaaggtgataataaTATGCAAATCTGCAAGCATCAATTAGAATATTtcaaaacccggtatcacaagtgcatgagtatttactaaggagtacaataataatacaaatctgtctggaatgtaaatgagacaggataaagtaaatagtacgatgaAGACTATGTGGGCTGCGATAAATAGCCTGGAattgcagctcaccataaagtcttctcagcagttgcgcctacgcaccaagatgaccaccaaatgaacatgtcagatcctgcacatttagtgcagaagtgaaacatgagtacgtaaatcaacgcttACCTAGTAGGTATCTAGCCAAACCCTGGAGAAGTattgacgaggggtcgacatcgacacttactagtggtccaataaagcaatatgatgaatcataagcagatatgaagcacaacaacaataatgaGGTAAAACTGTAAGTTATActtccaaaaatttcttttatagatatgaatttctgagtttcgtattctatctcaacaaTTGAGATGTATTAAATGTCAGTATTAAACGGATAAGGagtaccatataaaatgccaggcatcagtggaaggataatctcgtgaatattcggactgctaGCAATATAACGCACGATTAGACCGAGGttatacggcccgatccagaataatgtgtacactaccgagggtcgaccGGCACGAacaataaatgcatctattatactgctgaggcattcggcccgctccacaagaaaggaaggaacttatcgaattacgaAACACGTGCTTataatacagtacatgagcataaagtgaatataacctttatcgtttctcaaataacttgccaacaactcaatcTTGATTCTGCcgaccttatatatatatatatatatatatatatatatatatatatatatatattcaattaattaagtcagcagaatgagttcaaataattcaaatattacatgataaagtcctaagtctacccggacataaacatattttagctacgtacggactctggtcacctcatgcgtacgtagcaccgacaactagtagcacataataattacatcacctatggggtaatttccccctcacaaggttagacaagagacttacctcgctccgaagttccataaccggctccaacgcctctctaacacctcgaaccaatgcccatcgatccgaaactagtcaaacaagatgcaaatcaatcaaaatatactccaatgcgtataatttaataatttgtaataattctcaactccgctcgaaaagttaacAAAGTCAAccttcgggcccacgtgctcggatttcgaaaattcttgaagataatcattacccataacaccacgaactcgaatgtataatttattccaatttcatgtccaattttgtggtcaaaatccaaaaatataatttcaggtttttctaccaaaatcccactaTTTCCATaacttttcatgtttaaatccacgTAGAATCCATGAAATTTGCTTACAATATGCgagaattacttaccttgcaataGATGATGAGAATCCCCTTTTAAAGAGCTCTAAATATCGCTCAAACCATGTGAGAAGTGGAAGAAATGAATCAAAACCCGCAATAAAATAAGTCTGCCCAGCAACtcccttcttcacgatcgcggaaaacgcctcgcgatcgcgaaggccaaaatgcCATTGCCCCAaaaaccttcttcgcgttcgctgCCTGGATATCGCGTTCCCGATGCATCACTGCCCGACCTTCCATGTTAGCGATTCccatgtcgcgttcgcataggctaAAGGCCTCCTTTcttgtttcttccattttcctcaTTGCGATCGTGGTTgcgccttcgcgttcgcgaagcactacCAGGCCAGCGTACGCGATCGCAGACCCGATTTCACGTTCGCGTAGGGCAATCAGCTGCCCCCtccaattttcttcttcgcgatcgcgggagaaccttcgcgatcgcgaaacacacCAGCAACAGCAAAtcatccaaacttggtccgaaaccatcccgaaacacacccgaggcccccgggaccccgttcaatcataccaacaagtcccaaaatatgacACTAAcctgatcgaggcctcaaatcacaccaaacaacattaaatctacgaatcgacgatcgaaacctttctttaaactttcaaacattcaatttTCCAACGAACGCAtctgattcatacttaaacattccagaatgatgccaaactttacgcacaagtcataaatcacaatatgaacctattccaaggctcgaaacctCAAACGGACATTGAGAACACCAAAGTCcatttcaattcaaacttaagaaaCATCAAAACCTTCagaatgccaactttccacattaagcgccgaaatgctcccgggcgaccccatactcaacccgaacatacacccatgtccgaaatcatcatacgaacttattggaaccttcaaatcccgattccaagacaatttactcaaaattcaaaccttagtcaactcttccaacttaaaactttcgaaatgagaattttccatccgaatcaactccgaacttcccgaaattcaattccaactatgcgtaaaagtcataatacatgaagtgaagctacccaagacctcaaaccgccgaacgatgtgctagagatcaaaacgaccagtcgggtcgttacacatttaccgactatttttagtttaaatggtAAGGTGAGCGGTTATTTGGGTTAATACTTAAAAAAGATACTACAGTAACAAACTAATGATTGTAATAAATAAAGGggaagtgctcaaataatttgtATTTTCCAACTCGGTCTGCCTATAGAGCTTTACAAATATTTGTATTCTGTAAGAAAAATCCCACCAGCAATATGGCTCGTCAAGATGGAGGGAGAAGTGCGCAATTAGCCGCTAATTAGAGATGTCTTTACTCTTTAACCACTGTTTAAAATGTATATACTCTTTAGGTAgtgcttaataaatttttacttACCCGAACGAAAATACCCCTGTGCTAGACATgggtgttgtgtaaatattaagggcatggtgtccttaacttcatgaatgctatgtaaatattaaggacaaagtgtcctgtatttgcaccttccgttgttaaactttaggacatcatgtccttaacttcatatgtgaagtgtaaatgttaaggacatgacgTCCTTAATTTCATGTGTGCAgcgtaaatattaaggacatagtatccttaacttgtatttgcaccttctgttgttaaactttaggacctcgtgtccttaacttcatatgtgcagtataAATGTTAAGGATATGATGTCCTTTAACTTCATGTGTAcaatgtaaatattaaggacacaatgtccttaactttatgagtgttgtgtaaatattaaaaacatggtgtccttaacttcgtgaatgttgtgtaaatattaaggacaaagtgtcttgtatttgcaccttccattgttaaactttaggatatCATgcccttaacttcatatgtgcagtataAATGCTAAGGACATGgcatccttaacttcatgtgagcagtgtaaatgttaaggacactatatccttaatatttacacaacactcatgaagaaagggtaaaaatgccttttcatataaattttaatAGAGTAATGACTATTTTTGCTCAGCATTAAAAATACTAGATAAAAACTAAATACCATGTTAAAAAGTGGTTATCCCATGCCATTTCTACCAAGACAGAGGCACAAAAGTTTGAAGTAAAAAGTTAAGGGGGTGAGCAGATTTCCCCCTGCTATTTATATATTCCAATTTTTCAAATTATGCTGAGGATTTGGCCAGCCAAATTTTAGACTCATATTTCTGAAACTTTCAAAACTTTAAATTCTTAAGCTTGAAGTTAATACTAAAACGTCTaaacgtaaaaaaaaaaattataaacttCAATTACATCTTAAATAGGGTCTTAAAAACAAGGAAATTTTACCTCATATAGCAAAGGTATACGCCCTATTTATTGTaccgactcggccggtcgttttgaatattataaccctgtttccccatttactgctcaatttatgtcttgcaattgatttatgacttatcgggttagttggttcgggtccggaaggaactcggagtgaaatgagacacttagtctcataattgaaaatttaagttagaaaagtggaccggatatgaacctatgagtaaacgacctcggatttgaattttgatggttccaatagctttgtatggtgattttgggcttaggagcgtatccggaatattatttggaagtccgtagaggaattaggcttgaaatgccgaaagtttaatttttgagaagtttgaccggtggggttgactttttgatatcgggtgagaatccgattatgaaaattagaaattagaagtttcaaagttcattaggcttgaattggggtgtaattcatgattttagcgttgttttaggtgatttaagggtttgactaagtttgtatgatattttaggacttgttggtatatttggttgaggtcccgaggggctcgggtgagtttcggatggttaacaggttggattttggacttggaactctgctggaatttttttgATACACCATGTGCTTtacttcatcgcgttcgcgagtggagcctcgcgtacgcgaagaggaactgagaggctggcaacATTTGCTCTTCGTGTTCACGAGGAgaagaacgcgttcgcgaaggatggACTGGGTTTGCATTGCAAACACGAGAGgagttacgcgttcgcgaagaagagaggaagcagctgagGACCCCACGCAATTGGTGTACATGTTCGCGTAGGGggtttcgcgttcgcgtagtgagggggaacgaagcatcgcattcgcgatgagttgaacgcgttcgcgtagaaggcattgaggcagaggcattttgtgcttcgcgaacacgagggtgatgtcgcgttcgcgaatgagAAATTTGGACGGGAGTTATTTGTGCTTCATGAACACGAGGcactgaccgcat
Proteins encoded in this window:
- the LOC142168002 gene encoding uncharacterized protein LOC142168002, which codes for MEKVWQKLILVKHELKKLHTKEFKRVREKVQTIRRQLQETQEKMQDPDHQTSLFDTEKELRGKLEKWGVIEESIMRQKSRTQWLKLGDSNSAYFYACLKNRTTMNSIKSLVNQYGKLLQNEQEVKEEVVRFYKELLGNATEQMPIINPEIMRNGPMLIREQQLKLIEPITTEEICIAMKNIDDNKAPRCDGFNAFFFKKAWSIIGEYVINATKYFFATEEIYKPINCIVVTLIPKVKSPSSIKEYIPISCCTNIKGAHYKDANGYG
- the LOC142168005 gene encoding uncharacterized protein LOC142168005 is translated as MDDSDAILYSGPHTIGNKPIITKGWTPDFNFKDEILKTIPLWVTLPNLPLNCWSADSLSRIGSGLGVPLYTDESTSKMERISYARILVEMDVTVSLPVAVKVQDPNGRKFSQRVDYMWKPEYCETCFMIGHCCKVTRQQENSKTVRINVQKKV